The following are from one region of the Malassezia vespertilionis chromosome 4, complete sequence genome:
- a CDS encoding uncharacterized protein (BUSCO:EOG09262HKC; EggNog:ENOG503NV4J; COG:S), with amino-acid sequence MAARKVLVVGPPDGNLRELVAKTSAIAAKHGPFAATFIVGDLFASTWSDEAQALLDGALTLPMKTYFYYGTRPLPAQVAAKIPGQGNEPIALNDQLYYMGSNGILEIDGFRVAFLGGSCTDLDLAPRLERMPPGFNSYTTLDTPEDVAAGLQTLLENPALVLGKAVPPLPLNNAGSLQEARALSAAQNSYTEQLAHDATALGERRAIDFLFCNAWPRNVERLASTPLPDPNAPAWGTEAVTHLAEAARPRYFFARAPSEQEARARALTIAPSVLACGAFWEREPYENPPFAAITPPFLPPVTRFLSLAKVANAEKAQWFMALCIVPADTLLKGDTASAALQRPANLTQSPLLAPAAPPKQSAEPLHARWDAAPNATKRRKHKHSREPVAPVGPERCWFCLSNPNVEKHLIVCIGNESYIALPKGQVPIASDASSPVPGGGHALVIPIAHMPSIYAPDTASAALYNEIDAFKLALRKCYAAYEAVPVFWTVVRRSGVRAGHTQIQAVPVRRDRMDGIESYFRGAAQDQGLAYEDAEVAEAFATPMQPSELVRATDRDDFCMMELDHVRLLILLRGERFNLQFPRETLTSFLGMPERAQWKACERPEEVEAAEADAFKEALQEFTDPILDA; translated from the exons ATGGCTGCGCGGAAAGT TCTCGTGGTAGGACCGCCGGACGGTAacctgcgcgagctcgttGCAAAGACGAGTGCAATTGCAGCGAAACATGGCCCCTTTGCAGCAACATTTATTGTCGGCGACTTGTTTGCGTCGACTTGGTCGGACGAGGCCCAAGCGCTgttggacggcgcgctcaCAC TACCGATGAAAACCTATTTCTACTATGGCACACGGCCACTTCCTGCTCAAGTTGCGGCCAAGATACCGGGCCAAGGAAATGAACCTATTGCGCTAAACGACCAGCTGTACTATATGGGCAGCAACGGCATCCTTGAGATTGACGGGTTCCGCGTCGCATTCCTCGGCGGGTCCTGCACAGATCTGGACCtagcgccgcggctggaACGCATGCCACCGGGGTTCAATTCGTACACCACGCTGGACACGCCGGAAGACGTGGCCGCTGGTTTGCAGACATTGCTTGAAAATCCAGCGCTCGTTCTCGGCAAGGCTGTACCACCTCTCCCGCTCAACAATGCAGGGAGCttgcaagaagcgcgcgcgctgtccGCTGCACAAAATTCGTACACGGAACAGCTTGCACACGACGCGACAGCCTTGggcgagcgtcgcgcgatTGATTTTTTGTTCTGTAATGCATGGCCGCGCAACGTGGAGCGCCTTGCGTCTACGCCCTTGCCGGATCCCAACGCACCTGCCTGGGGCACCGAAGCTGTCACACACCTTGCCGAAGCCGCACGCCCGCGCTACttttttgcacgcgcgcccAGCGAACAAGAAGCGCGGGCGCGCGCTTTAACAATAGCACCGTCTGTGCtggcgtgcggcgcattttgGGAGCGCGAGCCATACGAGAATCCACCGTTTGCGGCGATTACACCGCCGTTTTTACCACCTGTGACGCGGTTCCTATCGCTGGCCAAGGTTGCGAAcgcggaaaaagcgcaaTGGTTCATGGCACTTTGCATTGTGCCGGCGGATACGCTGCTCAAAGGCGACACAGCCTCTgccgcactgcagcgccctGCCAATCTGACACAGAGTCCATTGCTTGcacctgcagcgccaccgAAGCAGTCTGCCGAACCCCTTCATGCTCGCTGGGACGCCGCACCAAACGCCacaaagcgccgcaaacaCAAGCATTCTCGCGAGCCCGTTGCGCCGGTCGGCCCCGAGCGCTGTTGGTTTTGTCTGAGCAATCCCAACGTTGAAAAGCATTTGATCGTGTGTATAGGGAACGAGTCGTACATTGCGCTGCCCAAAGGCCAAGTACCCATCGCTTCCGACGCTTCCTCGCCCGTTCCTGGCGGCGGGCACGCACTGGTAATTCCCATTGCGCATATGCCGTCGATCTACGCGCCGGATACCGCCTCGGCGGCTTTGTACAATGAAATCGATGCGTTCAAACTGGCTTTGCGCAAATGCTACGCGGCGTACGAAGCCGTGCCTGTGTTTTGGACCGTGGTGCGTCGTTCTGGAGTGCGCGCCGGGCATACTCAAATACAGGCTGTGCCTGTCCGCCGCGATCGTATGGACGGCATCGAGTCCTAtttccgcggcgcagcacaagaCCAAGGGCTTGCATACGAGGATGCTGAGGTTGCCGAGGCGTTCGCTACGCCCATGCAGCCATCCGAGTTAGTACGCGCCACAGACCGCGACGATTTCTGCATGATGGAGCTGGATCATGTGCGCCTGCTCATCCTTCTGCGCGGCGAACGTTTCAATTTGCAGTTTCCCCGCGAGACGCTGACGTCCTTCCTCGGGATGccagagcgcgcgcaatggaAAGCGTGTGAGCGTCCCGAAGAAGTGGAAGCAGCGGAAGCAGACGCATTTAAAGAAGCATTGCAAGAATTTACCGATCCTATTCTGGATGCATAG
- a CDS encoding uncharacterized protein (TransMembrane:2 (i22-43o55-77i); COG:S; EggNog:ENOG503PM96): MASLEATPSRVAPRGPDPARGVYYKLALFSVALFVAPISAYFLAKDRWLSGNAVYAGGLAAIVANVVLGGYILMACLEDDGTQTKQKTS, translated from the exons ATGGCCTCGTTGGAAGCGACGCCTTCGCgtgtggcgccgcgcgggcCTGATCCTGCACG CGGCGTTTATTACAAGCTTGCGCTGTTTAGTGTAGCACTGTTTGTGGCACCAATATCAGCCTATTTCCTCGCCAAGGACCGCTGGCTCAGCGGCAACGCTGTCTACGCTGGCGGCCTGGCTGCGATAGTGGCGAACGTCGTGCTCGGAGGCTACATTTTGATGGCGTGCCTCGAGGACGATGGGACACAGACGAAGCAAAAGACGAGCTAG